Proteins from a genomic interval of Neodiprion lecontei isolate iyNeoLeco1 chromosome 2, iyNeoLeco1.1, whole genome shotgun sequence:
- the LOC107217711 gene encoding piezo-type mechanosensitive ion channel component isoform X10, with amino-acid sequence MRFGSGRAGLLQDSTGSVIVQDGHHDDSIQMQSMSEGATEEQPGVFEQIIMAFYAIFQLIIQSSYLATNIVMMAWSITYHSWTTFVLLLWAIILWMVPNKRSWMMKCSPFIVIYATLLLITQFVFNLNLTKDELPDMIYDVELSQIGFTKTDELHSWHLLVKCVYTTMFWITMRQYMVERKQQRRSSALRDMVAPLHVSVSTATTAMQQEMPEIRSKFMKNVGSLIQRILTKFWIAVVAIMLFTSGITGERMTVFRIIYMSLFLVFVITFQISWFAWRRMMYGFWITVIAYSVIMLILVYTYQFHKFDDYWTYIKVDKDLQKDIGLETYETKDLFVRLLTPTFFVIITVVQMHYFHQDFLNVTDIEKMRPAVGPDISQNQIDEPQAETSAAADVEQIPRSMYTLKQLKRMSKMEKKALLQQALKRLHNFYNHGWLFLEIHMEKIIFSSMMLLCVSDVCAIHFLFVLTIVIAINLRQSIQIAAIKVMTATIAVLMVIKMLYQIEYISHNSYDRNCTNNGSGNDSPLPSNETIYNIAEWIGMRKELPNRLPILLKGYIGIITVTTFRGIILVRQMFYRQMRGLSLKTPMIMFPSITRKDADMGIIECLKFLFNYGFYKFGLEFCFIAIIALISTRLDFYSVLYAVWLGFLYCCRRPTLSKLWPIFQCFGILIIPIQYFIVVAPPPWLCIYYPWHESEFLRDLQEWMFFPDPDFPPNPKKLLCDFFLLLMITRQRLVFYIEASQKETGEEYSAGHNYSVYMDMEKPHFINPVGDFVSHAHTWLDVIKRGVLSSLLWISLSIMFLAGTNRTNLFSLGYLVGAFMFLWQGSDFYLRPIRTILKWWNVLIGYNITVIMLKTMLQGIGCVYMNEIEKSACWLVQLLGIACLKKFKSNVPGANGEDKCQVPREDIGMVWDALCFAFLIMQKRLFKSYYFFHIVDETKAMSILASRGAELLEELHQKRIEKQESMEKTILEKLKFKMDKIKASQKKIMGPVYKDPVSHRADLLYPGSRPLYRRRPPTTNREAVRSGDYYMFDDMDDDDVSELVADDEDKKEQGKQRKRDPPGRRMTISELVNTVLKTDIEIATHVALHGGTPQDALQIRRRSEPMTRKKSSMSYLSARSETDTAAPVDHRDDAGGIDSADQEAVEREMRADDLTRTSIPSDDEDENVEEKKKISLATYFKFVWAFINSAIVSMTKHLNIYSQDYRYIRKVLTEEKKNLKQKPDFRTGTRLGISQIWQPITKTQQASSTSTIGNNTDETSEEGSRPEGQPRSLEDRKESSLTVPHIRILAPSLERGLDMSSSSSSSIESQTVSHPDEGQAELSEKDQPPIIQLLASMWFVILAHSNLMCYFMVFLHQIKNASILSLPLPLMVFLWGTLTIPRPSKTFWVTLIAYTEIVVIIKCVFQFTVLPWNQGLPPSNKPFFTPRIIGIERKSNYALWDLLILLIVFFHRLMLKSLGQWNTSMPKPRKVIPSHLMADRTQTPTVGDRGQGEQSVVRTEDVLIEDNNQIRRESLRRSGDDRDLSLVAGDNDRTLIIRTEEIDPCDENLTTAIGMTAKKYLEPMKVYFENILNADGKEKTNVYAYMFFCDFFNFLLIIFGFSAFGTQQGDGGVTAYLSENRVPMPFLLMLLLQFALIVIDRALFLRKYILGKLIFQYCLVVGIHIWMFFILPSVTERQFNEKLPPQIWYMVKCFYLLLAAYQLRLGYPTRILGNFLCKKYSIVNYCLFKLFMIVPFLFELRAVMDWIWTDTSMTIMDWFKMEDIFASIYQLKCMRGVETDFPQPRGIKKQQMSKYLTGGIALFLMIGIIWFPLLLFALGGTVGVSNIPYEVSMKLRIGSYEPIYAMSAQNSSITTYSDAEFTELQHQYSSDRSATTFLENYIHSDVAAVRLGASSRRLWAISPPDLDRLKAELNSSLTVTVHVEWSVARKTDVKDASEIATTPHDIQLPAMIDGQPNRLRLALLRMLTLQNQTTDGSSVSSETITLSYAFPKFLKVTNRLTDVVPQLMNFPDIVLEDETNTDYLYRNVTLMLSGNFNCCAPQKWWIVNEDCTDIIYTKHLEKIPENDCKNIMMLLFNDKAFPKELSFISGVGILGLYTTAVILVSQMLRRNVSEMAPKIMFEDLPYVDRILRLCLDIYLVRESGELCLEEDLFAKLIFLYRSPETLIRWTRPPEPGEQADDNEDGNAEEGEDGAMRAA; translated from the exons ATGCGGTTTGGTTCTGGACGGGCTGGACTTCTTCAAGATTCAACGGGTAGCGTCATTGTTCAAGACGGGCATCACGATGACAGTATTCAAATGCAGTCGATGAGTGAAG GGGCCACAGAAGAGCAGCCTGGAGTGtttgaacaaattattatGGCATTCTATGCAATATTTCAACTTATCATTCAGTCATCGTATTTGGCTACAAATATCGTCATGATG GCATGGAGTATAACATATCACAGTTGGACAACATTTGTTCTGCTATTGTGGGCAATAATATTATGGATGGTGCCAAACAAGCGATCATGGATGATGAAGTGCTCTCCTTTCATCGTCATATATGCAACTTTGCTACTAATCACGCAATTCGTATTTAATTTGAACCTAACTAAGGATGAGCTACCAGATATGATTTATGATGTTGAACTCTCGCAGATTGGATTTACTAAAACTGATGAATTGCATAGTTGGCATCTCCTTGTAAAg TGCGTTTATACGACTATGTTTTGGATAACAATGAGACAATACATGGTGGAACGAAAGCAACAACGTCGATCGTCTGCGTTACGAGACATGGTAGCTCCTCTTCATGTATCTGTCTCGAcagcaacaacagcgatgCAACAAGAGATGCCAGAGATAAGAagtaaatttatgaaaaatgttgGATCATTAATTCAACGGATACTCACGAAATTTTGGATTGCTGTTGTCGCTATCATGTTATTCACCAGTGGTATAACCGGTGAACGCATGACTGTGTTTAGAATCATCTACATGTCGTTATTCCTCGTCTTCGTCATCACTTTCcag ATATCATGGTTTGCTTGGAGACGAATGATGTATGGATTTTGGATCACTGTTATTGCATACTCCGTCATTATGCTCATTCTTGTCTATACCTACCAGTTTCACAAATTTGATGATTATTGGACATATATAAAGGTTGACAAAGACTT ACAGAAGGACATAGGCTTAGAAACATATGAGACAAAGGACCTTTTTGTACGTCTACTAACCCCTACGTTTTTTGTCATAATCACCGTCGTGCAGATGCACTATTTTCACCAAGACTTTTTGAACGTAacggatattgaaaaaatgag GCCTGCGGTAGGGCCAGACATCAGCCAAAATCAGATAGATGAACCTCAAGCAGAGACCTCAGCTGCTGCTGATGTAGAACAGATACCAAGATCAATGTACACACTAAAGCAGCTGAAAC GAATGTCAAAGATGGAGAAAAAGGCACTTCTTCAACAAGCTCTGAAGCGCTTGCACAATTTCTACAACCACGGCTGGTTATTCTTGGAAATTCACatggagaaaattatattttcttcaatgATGCTGCTCTGTGTCAGTGAT GTATGTGCAATTCACTTCCTGTTTGTCCTCACAATAGTCATAGCGATAAATCTTCGACAGAGCATACAAATAGCTGCAATCAAGGTAATGACTGCGACTATAGCAGTTCTGATGGTCATTAAAATGCTCTATCAAATAGAATACATCAGCCATAACAGCTATGATAGGAATTGTACA AACAATGGATCTGGTAATGACTCGCCACTTCCTTCGAATGAAACAATCTATAATATTGCAGAATGGATAGGAATGAGGAAAGAGCTACCAAACAGGCTGCCTATACTCTTGAAGGGATACATTGGCATAATAACTGTAACTACGTTTCGAGGAATCATTTTAGTGCGACAAATGTTCTATAGGCAGATGAGAGGCCTCTCTTTGAAAACTCCAATGATCATGTTCCCAAGTATCACAAGGAAAGACGCAGATATGGGAATTATTGAGTGCCTGAAGTTTTTGTTCAACTACGGTTTTTATAAATTTGGCCTTGAATTCTGTTTTATAGCAATAATTGCTCTTATCAGCACCAGACTTGACTTTTATTCCGTACTCTACGCAGTTTGGCTAGGGTTTTTGTACTGCTGCCGCAGACCCACGTTGTCAAAATTATGGCcgatttttcagtgctttggTATTCTGATCATACCCATACAATATTTCATTGTGGTTGCTCCACCACCTTGGCTCTGCATTT ATTATCCGTGGCATGAATCAGAGTTTCTTCGTGATTTACAGGAGTGGATGTTCTTTCCAGACCCAGACTTTCCACCTAATCCGAAAAAACTTCTTT GTGactttttcctccttctcaTGATCACTCGTCAACGACTGGTCTTTTATATCGAGGCGTCGCAAAAAGAAACTGGTGAAGAATATTCTGCTGGTCATAATTACAGCGTGTATATGGATATGGAGAAGCCACATTTTATTAATCCTGTAGGGGATTTTGTGTCACACGCTCATACATGGCTAGACGTCATTAAGCGAGGAGTACTCTCCAGCTTGCTCTGGATATCACTGTCCATCATGTTCTTAGCTGGTACCAACAGAACCAATCTCTTCTCGTTAGGATACCTGGTTGGAGCATTTATGTTCCTTTGGCAAGGTAGTGATTTCTATCTTCGTCCGATAAGAACTATCCTGAAATGGTGGAACGTTTTGATTGGTTATAACATCACAGTCATCATGCTAAAGACAATGTTACAAGGGATTGGATGTGTATACATGAACGAG ATCGAGAAATCTGCCTGTTGGCTTGTTCAACTTCTGGGTATTGCATGCCTGAAGAAATTTAAGAGTAACGTACCTGGAGCTAATGGAGAGGACAAATGTCAAGTACCAAGGGAGGATATTGGAATGGTTTGGGATGCATTGTGCTTTGCATTTCTGATAATGCAAAAGCGCCTGTTTAAGAGCTATTACTTCTTCCATATCGTAGATGAGACCAAAGCAATGAGTATCTTAGCTTCTCGAGGTGCCGAACTCCTTGAAGAGTTGCACCAGAAGAGAATAGAAAAACAAGAGTCAATGGAAAAAACAATATTAGAAAAACTTAAATTCAAAATGGACAAGATCAAAGCGagtcaaaagaaaataatgggCCCCGTTTACAAAGATCCAGTTTCGCATCGCGCTG ATTTACTCTATCCAGGATCGCGACCATTGTACAGACGTCGTCCTCCAACGACTAACAGAGAGG CCGTTAGGTCCGGTGACTACTACATGTTTGACGATATGGATGATGACGACGTCAGTGAATTAGTTGCCGATGACGAAGATAAGAAGGAGCAAGGAAAACAACGAAAGCGAGACCCACCTGGTCGCAGAATGACCATTTCAGAG TTGGTGAACACTGTTTTAAAGACAGATATAGAGATAGCAACGCACGTCGCCTTGCACGGGGGAACACCTCAAGATGCTCTGCAAATTCGACGACGCAGTGAACCGATGACTCGCAAGAAATCATCAATGTCCTATCTCAGTGCTCGCTCTGAAACAGATACTGCCGCACCTGTTGAC cATCGGGATGATGCTGGAGGTATAGATTCGGCAGACCAGGAGGCAGTAGAGAGGGAAATGAGGGCGGATGATCTTACAAGGACTTCTATTCCCTCAGATGACGAAGATGAGaatgtagaagagaagaagaaaatttcgctTGCCACATACTTCAAGTTTGTCTGGGCGTTTATCAACAGTGCCATTGTGTCCATGACAAAACACTTGAATATTTACTCACAGGACTATCGATACATACGAAAGGTtttgactgaagaaaaaaagaacttaAAG CAAAAACCTGACTTCAGAACCGGTACACGTTTGGGAATCAGTCAAATATGGCAACCAATAACTAAAACCCAACAAGC ATCTTCGACATCGACGATCGGCAACAACACTGATGAAACATCTGAAGAGGGCAGCCGACCTGAGGGTCAACCTCGTAGCCTCGAAGATAG GAAAGAGAGCTCGCTGACGGTGCCGCACATTCGTATCCTGGCGCCTAGTTTGGAGCGAGGATTGGATAtgtcttcctcctcctccag TTCCATCGAATCCCAAACTGTATCGCATCCAGATGAAGGTCAGGCAGAATTATCTGAAAAGGATCAACCACCGATAATCCAACTATTGGCTTCAATGTGGTTTGTGATATTAGCTCACTCTAACCTGATGTGCTACTTCATGGTCTTCCTTCATCAGATTAAGAATGCTTCCATTCTATCTTTACCACTGCCATTAATGGTATTTCTCTGGGGAACCCTTACAATACCAAGGCCCTCAAAAACCTTCTGGGTCACTCTGATTGCCTACACTGAG ATTGTCGTGATCATAAAATGTGTATTTCAATTCACGGTTCTCCCATGGAACCAGGGTTTACCCCCCTCCAATAAGCCCTTCTTTACTCCAAGAATAATAGGCATCGAGCGAAAATCAAACTATGCACTATGGGACTTGCTGATACTGCTCATCGTCTTCTTTCACAG ACTGATGCTGAAATCTTTGGGCCAATGGAACACTTCAATGCCAAAGCCACGAAAAGTGATTCCCTCTCATCTGATGGCAGACAGGACTCAGACGCCAACTGTGGGTGATAGAGGACAAGGAGAACAATCTGTCGTCCGAACAGAGGATGTTTTAATCGAAGA CAATAATCAGATACGTAGAGAAAGTTTGAGAAGATCAGGAGATGACAGAGATCTTTCCTTGGTAGCTGGGGATAATGATAGAACTCTCATTATCCGTACAGAAGAAATTGATCCatgtgatgaaaatttaaccACTGCAATTGGCATGAC TGCCAAGAAGTACTTGGAACCAATGAAGGTATATTTCGAGAACATACTGAACGCTGATGGGAAAGAGAAGACCaatgtatatgcatacatgtTCTTCTGTGATTTCTTCAACTTTCTCTTGATTATCTTTGGATTTTCAGCATTCGGA acTCAACAAGGAGATGGTGGAGTAACAGCATATCTATCTGAAAACAGAGTGCCGATGCCATTCCTGCTAATGCTGCTACTACAATTTGCACTTATTGTAATTGACCGAGCGCTCTTTTTACGGAAATACATTcttggaaaattgattttccaGTACTGTCTAGTTGTAGGCATTCACATATGGATGTTCTTCATATTGCCAAGTGTCACTGAGAG GCAATTCAACGAAAAGCTACCACCACAAATTTGGTATATGGTGAAATGTTTCTACCTGCTACTAGCAGCATATCAACTGCGTCTTGGCTATCCTACTCGCATACTTGGAAACTTTTTATGTAAAAAGTACAGCATCGTCAATTATTGTCTCTTCAAACT ATTTATGATAGTTCCATTTCTTTTTGAATTACGAGCTGTCATGGACTGGATCTGGACTGATACATCAATGACCATCATGGATTGGTTTAAGATGGAAGATATTTTTGCTAGCATTTACCAACTTAAG TGTATGAGGGGTGTGGAAACGGATTTTCCACAACCACGAGGTATCAAGAAGCAGCAAATGAGCAAATATTTGACTGGTGGGATAGCCCTCTTCCTCATGATTGGAATAATTTGGTTCCCACTACTTCTGTTTGCTCTTGGAGGCACTGTTGGAGTGTCGAACATACCCTATGAGGTATCAATGAAACTGCGCATCGGCTCCTACGAACCAATCTATGCCATGTCTGCCCAGAATAGTTCCATAACTACATATAGTGATGCAGAATTCACTGAGCTCCAGCATCAGTATTCGAGTGATCGCAGTGCGACAACATTCCTTGAAAACTATATTCACTCAGACGTGGCAGCAGTCAGGTTGGGTGCGTCATCAAGGCGGCTATGGGCAATTTCACCTCCTGATTTGGACAG GCTCAAAGCAGAACTTAACTCATCGCTTACAGTCACGGTGCACGTTGAGTGGTCTGTGGCCAGGAAAACAGATGTAAAAGATGCTAGCGAAATAGCGACCACACCACACGATATACAGCTACCTGCCATGATTGACGGGCAGCCAAATCGCCTGCGGTTGGCTTTGTTGAGGATGCTCACATTGCAAAACCAAACTACAGATGGAAGCAGCGTTTCCTCAGAGACCATCACGTTGTCTTACGCTTTTCCAAAGTTCCTTAAAGTCACCAATAGACTGACGGATGTTGTGCCACAGCTTATGAATTTTCCAGATATAG TTCTAGAAGATGAAACCAACACCGATTACTTGTATCGAAATGTAACGTTAATGCTGTCGGGAAACTTCAATTGCTGCGCTCCTCAAAAATGGTGGATAGTTAACGAGGACTGCACtgatattatatacacgaAACACCTCGAAAAGATTCCAGAAAACGATTGTAAAAATATCATGATGCTACTCTTCAATGACAAAGCATTCCCAAAGGAGCTCAGTTTCATCTCTGGAGTTGG AATCCTTGGCCTGTACACAACAGCCGTCATTCTCGTCAGTCAGATGCTCAGAAGAAACGTAAGCGAAATGGCACctaaaataatgtttgaagACCTTCCGTATGTTGATCGCATACTGCGTCTCTGTCTGGATATTTACTTGGTGCGAGAAAGTGGGGAACTATGCCTAGAGGAGGATCTATTTGCAAAGTTAATATTCCTCTACAGATCGCCGGAGACATTAATCAG ATGGACACGTCCTCCAGAGCCTGGCGAGCAAGCTGATGACAATGAGGACGGAAATGCAGAGGAAGGTGAAGACGGCGCTATGCGAGCTGCTTAA